From Pseudomonas alcaligenes, a single genomic window includes:
- a CDS encoding EAL domain-containing protein, with protein sequence MYANAEILVVEDSPTQATELQYMLESVGCKVRVARNGLEALARIAERRPTIVISDIVMPEMDGYQLCRQLKSAAQTQDIPVILVTSLADARDVVHGLASGADNFIVKPFDEKYLMSRIRYFLVNLELRTHERVQMGVEVVLEGERHFITASRQQILDLLISTYEQGVRLNHELQVKHDELARSNSLLNCLFHFTSGLTDAKSEQHVIDAALRRILEFPDAVSAWLLMGDASRAGEQAQVAGARGQGHSLQQLQACASRCPCRHAWLHDKLSMPSNIPGCPALTGEAGEGTHASIPLLLGGEIIGMLNVVQSGARAWSEELLTALASIGRQLAMALGRVRLFESMEQLVAQRTEALAQSEGLLRKILDSLPVGVLVTDQQGRLIMSNPESSTIWGGAHPVGDEAPNRYRGWWADSGEPIERDSWSMIRVLQQGRGARNEVIDIQTFKDEHKTILNSAVPYHDASNVAQGAIVVMQDITEQRRRDLEIRLRTRAVEASVNAVVITDNQQDDQPIVYVNPAFERITGYSSAEVMGRNCRFLQGNKVNQPELRSIRWALQNGEEGSAQLRNYRKDGSEFWNDLTVTPVVNDRGKISHFVGILHDITEGKRYQEELEHQANHDSLTGLPNRNLFNDRIGQAIAFAARSGGQFTLAIMDIDRFKVVNDSLGHGAGDQLLVQVASRLQASAREVDTVARLGGDEFIILLVETEQIGEQVSRLERLKQSIAMPVLLGEQEVALSCSIGFCCFPGDGRDASTLLRNADTAMYQAKHQGRNRICAFMPEMNEQVQKRLSIELETRLALQNHEFLVVYQPQLDLHNGQLCGFEALVRWNRQGSMVQPGDFIPLAEETGWIVGIDFYVFDVVCKQLAIWHESFNQGLSVAVNFSAISFAEANFAERILSALKAHGIPAAWIKLELTETIMMTNADDALAKMEALCAQGIRFSIDDFGTGYSSLGYLKRFPFSQLKIDRSFVMGVLSEPDSASLTRSMISIGHNLGIKVIAEGVEQVEQLSFLRAAGCDELQGYYYSPPLPPQACRQFLQPGATLSLPENLFDGEARNLLLVDASAQRLDELQRVLRLENYQILSATSGEQALQLMAGSAVDVVLSDLHLADMSGVEFLRRVKSIHPEAMRMALCDAGEVGGLLKAANEGVVYRFITRAWVAEDVRYQVREAFQQRELYRENRRLRQQQGLA encoded by the coding sequence ATGTATGCGAATGCCGAAATCCTCGTCGTCGAAGACAGCCCGACCCAGGCCACCGAACTGCAGTACATGCTCGAGTCGGTCGGTTGCAAGGTGCGGGTGGCACGCAACGGCCTGGAGGCGCTGGCGCGCATCGCCGAGCGACGGCCGACCATCGTCATCAGCGATATCGTGATGCCGGAAATGGACGGCTACCAGCTCTGCCGCCAGCTCAAGAGCGCGGCGCAGACCCAGGATATCCCGGTGATCCTGGTGACCTCCCTGGCGGATGCCCGCGACGTAGTGCACGGCCTGGCGTCCGGGGCGGACAACTTCATCGTCAAGCCGTTCGACGAGAAGTACCTGATGTCGCGCATCCGTTACTTCCTGGTCAACCTCGAGCTGCGCACCCACGAGCGGGTGCAGATGGGGGTGGAGGTGGTGCTCGAGGGCGAGCGCCACTTCATCACCGCTAGCCGCCAGCAGATTCTCGATCTGCTGATCTCCACCTACGAGCAGGGCGTGCGTCTCAATCACGAGCTGCAGGTCAAGCACGACGAGCTGGCGCGCAGCAATTCGCTGCTCAACTGCCTGTTCCACTTCACCTCCGGGCTGACCGACGCCAAGAGCGAGCAGCATGTGATCGACGCGGCGCTGCGCCGCATCCTCGAGTTTCCCGATGCGGTGAGCGCCTGGCTGCTGATGGGCGATGCCAGCCGTGCCGGCGAGCAGGCACAGGTGGCCGGGGCCCGCGGCCAGGGGCACTCGCTGCAGCAGTTGCAGGCCTGTGCCAGCCGCTGCCCCTGCCGGCATGCCTGGCTGCACGACAAGCTGAGCATGCCCAGCAACATCCCTGGCTGTCCGGCGCTGACCGGGGAGGCGGGCGAGGGCACCCATGCCAGCATCCCGCTGCTGCTCGGCGGCGAGATCATCGGCATGCTCAATGTGGTGCAGAGCGGGGCGCGGGCCTGGTCTGAGGAATTACTGACCGCCTTGGCCTCGATAGGCCGGCAGCTGGCGATGGCGCTGGGACGGGTGCGCCTGTTCGAGAGCATGGAACAGCTGGTGGCGCAGCGCACCGAGGCCCTGGCGCAGAGCGAGGGCCTGCTGCGCAAGATTCTCGACAGCTTGCCGGTGGGCGTGCTGGTCACCGACCAGCAGGGCCGCCTGATCATGAGCAACCCGGAAAGCAGCACCATCTGGGGCGGCGCCCATCCGGTCGGCGACGAGGCACCGAACCGCTACCGCGGCTGGTGGGCCGACAGCGGCGAGCCGATCGAGCGCGATAGCTGGTCTATGATACGCGTGCTGCAGCAGGGGCGCGGCGCGCGCAACGAAGTCATCGATATCCAGACCTTCAAGGACGAGCACAAGACCATCCTCAACTCGGCGGTGCCTTACCACGATGCCAGCAACGTGGCGCAGGGCGCCATCGTGGTGATGCAGGACATCACCGAGCAACGCCGCCGCGACCTCGAGATCCGTCTGCGCACTCGGGCGGTGGAGGCCAGCGTGAACGCGGTGGTGATCACCGACAACCAGCAGGACGACCAGCCAATCGTCTACGTGAATCCGGCCTTCGAGCGCATCACCGGCTATTCGTCGGCCGAGGTGATGGGGCGCAACTGCCGCTTCCTGCAGGGCAACAAGGTCAACCAACCCGAGCTGCGCAGCATCCGCTGGGCCCTGCAGAACGGCGAGGAGGGCAGCGCCCAGCTGCGCAACTACCGCAAGGATGGCTCGGAGTTCTGGAACGACCTGACGGTGACGCCGGTGGTCAACGACCGCGGCAAGATCAGTCATTTCGTCGGCATCCTCCACGACATCACCGAGGGCAAACGCTACCAGGAAGAGCTCGAGCACCAGGCCAACCACGACAGCCTGACCGGCCTGCCGAACCGCAACCTGTTCAACGACCGCATCGGCCAGGCCATCGCCTTTGCCGCCCGCAGCGGTGGGCAGTTCACCCTGGCGATCATGGATATCGACCGCTTCAAGGTGGTCAACGACAGCCTCGGCCATGGCGCCGGCGACCAGTTGCTGGTGCAGGTGGCCAGCCGCCTGCAGGCCAGCGCCCGCGAGGTCGACACGGTAGCCCGCCTGGGTGGCGACGAGTTCATCATCCTGCTGGTCGAGACCGAGCAGATCGGCGAGCAGGTGAGCAGGCTGGAGCGCCTGAAACAGAGCATCGCCATGCCGGTGCTGCTCGGTGAGCAGGAAGTGGCGCTCAGCTGCAGCATCGGTTTCTGCTGCTTCCCCGGCGATGGCCGCGACGCCAGCACCCTGCTGCGCAACGCCGATACGGCGATGTACCAGGCCAAGCACCAGGGGCGTAACCGTATCTGCGCTTTCATGCCGGAAATGAACGAACAGGTGCAGAAGCGCCTGTCGATCGAGCTGGAGACACGCCTGGCTTTGCAGAACCACGAGTTTCTGGTGGTCTACCAGCCCCAGCTCGACCTGCACAACGGCCAGCTGTGCGGCTTCGAGGCGCTGGTGCGCTGGAACCGCCAGGGCAGCATGGTGCAGCCCGGCGACTTCATCCCGCTGGCCGAGGAGACCGGCTGGATCGTCGGTATCGACTTCTACGTGTTCGATGTGGTGTGCAAGCAGCTGGCCATCTGGCACGAGTCGTTCAACCAGGGGCTGAGCGTGGCGGTCAACTTCTCCGCCATCAGCTTCGCCGAGGCCAACTTTGCCGAGCGCATCCTCAGCGCGCTCAAGGCCCATGGCATTCCGGCCGCCTGGATCAAGCTGGAACTGACCGAAACCATCATGATGACCAATGCCGACGATGCCCTGGCCAAGATGGAGGCCCTTTGCGCCCAGGGCATCCGCTTCTCCATCGACGACTTCGGTACCGGCTATTCCTCGCTGGGCTACCTCAAGCGCTTCCCCTTCAGCCAGCTGAAGATCGACCGCAGCTTCGTCATGGGGGTGCTCAGCGAACCGGACAGCGCCTCGCTGACCCGTTCGATGATCTCCATCGGACACAACCTGGGGATCAAGGTCATCGCCGAAGGGGTAGAGCAGGTCGAACAGCTCAGCTTCCTGCGCGCCGCCGGCTGCGACGAGCTGCAAGGTTACTACTACTCGCCGCCCTTGCCACCGCAGGCCTGCCGGCAGTTCCTGCAGCCCGGCGCGACGCTGTCGCTGCCGGAAAACCTGTTCGACGGCGAGGCGCGCAACCTGCTGCTGGTCGACGCCTCGGCGCAGCGCCTGGACGAGCTGCAACGGGTGCTGCGCCTGGAGAATTACCAGATACTCAGCGCCACCAGTGGCGAGCAGGCCTTGCAGTTGATGGCCGGCAGCGCAGTGGACGTGGTGCTCAGCGACCTGCACCTGGCCGACATGAGCGGCGTGGAGTTCCTGCGCCGGGTCAAGAGCATCCACCCGGAAGCGATGCGCATGGCGCTGTGCGACGCCGGCGAGGTGGGCGGCCTGCTCAAGGCAGCCAACGAAGGCGTGGTATACCGCTTCATCACCCGCGCCTGGGTGGCGGAAGACGTGCGCTACCAGGTGCGCGAGGCATTCCAGCAGCGCGAGCTGTACCGCGAAAACCGCCGCCTGCGCCAGCAGCAGGGCCTGGCGTAG
- a CDS encoding chemotaxis protein CheW: protein MDRLLVLPFWLAGQHLAVPLESVIRVLPALSCSPLPGAPRTVLGVVNVHGQVLPVVDLALRFNWPSAVSGSLWQPFLWLKSRQRELLVPVEAVEAAASCAQQDFAPAAPPQLPAAIVRGVVRMEQGLLLIQDVEQVLSDADEALVDAALEASAGGHGVG from the coding sequence ATGGACAGACTCCTCGTATTGCCTTTCTGGCTGGCTGGACAACATCTGGCGGTGCCGCTCGAGAGCGTCATTCGCGTGTTGCCGGCGCTTTCCTGCTCACCGCTGCCCGGTGCGCCGCGTACCGTGCTCGGGGTGGTCAACGTGCACGGGCAGGTGTTGCCGGTGGTTGACCTGGCGCTGCGCTTCAACTGGCCGTCGGCTGTGTCCGGCAGTCTGTGGCAACCCTTTCTATGGCTGAAGAGCCGTCAGCGCGAACTGCTGGTGCCGGTAGAAGCGGTAGAGGCGGCGGCGAGTTGTGCGCAGCAGGACTTCGCGCCGGCCGCGCCGCCGCAGCTGCCAGCGGCCATCGTCAGGGGCGTGGTGCGCATGGAACAGGGCCTGCTGCTGATTCAGGATGTCGAACAGGTGCTCTCGGATGCCGACGAGGCTCTGGTGGACGCTGCGCTGGAGGCGAGTGCAGGTGGCCATGGAGTCGGTTGA
- a CDS encoding response regulator, which yields MSFDKEALRQRLLASFRGEAEERLAVLADGLANWRESSATGESIESLFREVHSLKGASRAAGIAEIERVCHAWESLLGAVRRGLLALNPQLVELCRHALRMVQGLHGGQTVSGAEQSRLIESLEAAAQGEAFSLPEAPVSIAEAPQDPTTVRVSTERLDVLLFQSESLLQHKLEAQAHARSLQAHVAAFEPQRAKRLLSGGTLKQLRDNLDELPLAARDSLKGVLDYLDWSLAQLDRLHFSAARLEKSGQHLALGLAQLSETLFNELQAVLLLSGSSLMEGLPAMVQDIASQAGKRAELQIRGESLQVDKRILDELRTVLTHLLRNAIDHGLETPEQRSQLGKDAVGRLQIELIQESADRFELRVSDDGSGIDVARLKERAQASGLLSPSQAQGMTDSEALALIFASGLSTSAIITDLSGRGLGMAIVQEVVERLGGRIDLESQLGSGTCFHLHLPLSLSTFRAVIVRNAERVFAIPALAVERCLRVPLGAVKNLENRPTLSLGDAVLPVWTLAEVLGLAQLAGAAEDITLVVLKVRGERFALLVEELLGDQEIIVKGLGRQLLRVRNLLGATLLGDGQLVPILRPADLYRSALESTGSGLSRSAQGLAEKAQQRVLIAEDSFTSRGLLKAILEGAGYQVATANDGLEAWNALKQGQFDLLVSDVEMPRLDGFTLTSRIRADGELLSLPVVLVTALHSAEDRARGLEAGANAYLVKSGFEQDSLLDAIRRLI from the coding sequence ATGAGTTTCGACAAGGAGGCCTTGCGCCAGCGCCTGCTGGCCAGCTTTCGCGGCGAGGCGGAGGAGCGCCTGGCGGTGCTGGCCGACGGCCTGGCCAACTGGCGCGAGAGCAGTGCCACGGGCGAATCCATCGAGTCGTTGTTCCGTGAGGTGCACAGCCTCAAGGGCGCATCCCGCGCCGCCGGTATCGCCGAGATCGAACGGGTCTGCCATGCCTGGGAAAGCCTGCTGGGAGCGGTACGCCGTGGCCTGCTGGCGCTGAATCCGCAGCTGGTCGAACTGTGCCGGCACGCGCTGCGGATGGTACAGGGGCTGCATGGCGGCCAGACCGTCAGCGGGGCCGAGCAGAGTCGGCTGATCGAGAGCCTGGAAGCCGCTGCGCAGGGCGAGGCCTTCAGCCTGCCGGAAGCGCCGGTGAGCATTGCCGAAGCGCCGCAGGATCCGACCACGGTCAGGGTTTCCACCGAGCGTCTGGACGTGCTGCTGTTCCAGAGCGAGTCGCTGCTGCAGCACAAGCTGGAGGCCCAGGCCCACGCGCGCAGCCTGCAGGCCCATGTGGCCGCCTTCGAGCCGCAGCGGGCCAAGCGTCTGCTCAGCGGTGGAACGCTGAAGCAGCTACGCGACAACCTCGACGAGCTGCCGCTGGCCGCCCGCGACAGCCTCAAGGGCGTGCTCGACTACCTCGACTGGAGCCTGGCCCAGCTCGACCGCCTGCATTTCAGCGCGGCCCGCCTGGAAAAATCAGGCCAGCACCTGGCGCTTGGCCTGGCGCAGCTGTCGGAAACCCTGTTCAACGAACTGCAGGCGGTGCTGCTGCTGTCCGGCAGCAGCCTGATGGAAGGCCTGCCGGCGATGGTGCAAGACATCGCCAGCCAGGCCGGCAAGCGCGCCGAGCTGCAGATCCGCGGCGAGAGCCTGCAGGTCGACAAGCGCATCCTCGACGAGCTGCGCACGGTGCTCACCCATCTGCTGCGCAATGCCATCGACCATGGCCTGGAAACCCCGGAGCAGCGCAGCCAGCTTGGCAAGGATGCGGTCGGGCGGCTACAGATCGAATTGATCCAGGAATCGGCGGATCGCTTCGAGCTACGGGTCAGCGACGATGGCAGCGGTATCGATGTCGCCCGCCTGAAGGAGCGCGCCCAGGCCAGCGGGCTGCTCAGCCCGAGCCAGGCGCAGGGCATGACGGACAGCGAGGCGCTGGCGCTGATCTTCGCTTCCGGCCTGTCCACCAGCGCGATCATCACCGACCTGTCCGGGCGCGGGCTGGGCATGGCGATTGTCCAGGAGGTGGTTGAGCGGCTCGGCGGGCGTATCGACCTGGAATCGCAGCTGGGCAGCGGCACCTGTTTCCACCTGCACCTGCCGTTGAGCCTGTCGACCTTCCGCGCGGTGATCGTGCGCAATGCCGAGCGGGTATTCGCCATCCCGGCGCTGGCCGTCGAACGCTGCCTGCGGGTGCCGCTGGGCGCGGTGAAGAACCTGGAGAACCGTCCCACGCTGAGCCTGGGGGACGCGGTGCTGCCCGTGTGGACGCTGGCCGAGGTACTCGGCCTGGCCCAGCTCGCCGGCGCTGCCGAGGACATCACCCTGGTGGTACTCAAGGTGCGCGGCGAGCGTTTCGCCCTGCTGGTCGAGGAGCTGCTTGGCGACCAGGAAATCATCGTCAAAGGCCTTGGCCGGCAGCTGCTGCGGGTGCGTAACCTGCTGGGCGCGACGCTGCTGGGCGATGGCCAGCTGGTACCTATTCTGCGCCCGGCCGATCTCTACCGCAGCGCCCTGGAAAGCACCGGCAGCGGCCTGAGCCGGAGCGCCCAGGGCCTCGCGGAAAAGGCCCAGCAGCGGGTGCTGATCGCCGAGGACTCGTTCACCTCGCGGGGCCTGCTGAAGGCCATTCTCGAGGGCGCCGGTTACCAGGTCGCCACTGCCAACGACGGCCTGGAAGCCTGGAATGCCCTGAAGCAGGGGCAGTTCGATCTGCTGGTATCCGATGTGGAAATGCCGCGTCTGGACGGTTTCACCCTGACCAGCCGGATTCGCGCCGATGGCGAGTTGCTGAGCCTGCCGGTGGTGCTGGTGACCGCCCTGCACTCGGCGGAGGATCGCGCGCGCGGCCTGGAGGCCGGCGCCAATGCCTATCTGGTCAAGAGCGGTTTCGAGCAGGACAGCCTGCTCGATGCGATTCGCCGCTTGATATGA
- a CDS encoding chemotaxis protein CheB, with protein sequence MRVLIVDDSVVTRMLLRSVLENEGYQVEEAGSGEQALQVLQDFLPDIVTMDVHMPGMDGYETTERILERHALPVVVLTASANPHDSATAMRALSAGALAVLDKPTGPAAEDFDERMAELLRTLRSMVQVKIVRRQLPVVDSAQPAHAEPVRLGASGFAPQLVAIAASAGGPPAVKAILQGLRLPQPWPLVLVQHIAPGFLPSFRDWLASLSPLPVCIAEDGQALAPGHLYLAPDGCHLGFAANRHVRLDDGPPEEHIRPAANHLFRTVAKYFGRQAVAIQLSGMGRDGAQGMLELSRAGCQTLVQEPGSALIDSMPKAVIALQAASQVLTPEDIATYLNTLAEQVTARTVKERGD encoded by the coding sequence ATGCGTGTGCTGATAGTCGATGATTCGGTGGTGACCCGCATGCTGCTGCGTTCGGTGCTGGAGAACGAGGGCTACCAGGTGGAAGAGGCTGGCAGCGGTGAGCAGGCCCTGCAGGTGTTGCAGGACTTCCTGCCGGACATCGTCACCATGGATGTGCATATGCCGGGCATGGATGGTTACGAAACCACCGAGCGGATTCTCGAACGCCATGCGCTGCCGGTGGTGGTGCTGACGGCCAGCGCCAACCCCCACGATTCGGCCACGGCCATGCGCGCCCTGTCTGCCGGCGCGCTGGCGGTGCTGGACAAACCCACCGGGCCGGCGGCCGAGGATTTCGACGAGCGCATGGCGGAGCTGCTGCGCACCCTGCGCAGCATGGTGCAGGTGAAGATCGTGCGACGTCAGCTGCCGGTTGTGGACAGTGCCCAGCCGGCCCATGCCGAGCCGGTGCGCTTGGGCGCCAGCGGCTTTGCCCCGCAGCTGGTGGCGATTGCCGCCTCGGCCGGCGGGCCACCGGCGGTCAAGGCCATCCTGCAGGGGCTGCGGTTGCCCCAGCCCTGGCCGCTGGTACTGGTGCAGCACATCGCTCCGGGCTTTCTGCCGAGCTTCCGCGACTGGCTGGCGAGCCTGTCGCCGTTGCCGGTGTGCATCGCCGAGGACGGCCAGGCGCTGGCGCCGGGCCATCTCTACCTGGCGCCGGACGGCTGTCACCTGGGCTTTGCGGCCAATCGCCATGTGCGACTGGACGACGGCCCGCCGGAGGAACATATCCGCCCTGCGGCCAATCACCTGTTCCGCACGGTGGCCAAGTACTTCGGCCGGCAGGCGGTGGCCATCCAGCTGTCCGGCATGGGCCGCGATGGCGCGCAGGGCATGCTGGAACTGAGCCGGGCCGGCTGTCAGACCCTGGTGCAGGAGCCGGGCAGTGCGCTGATCGACTCGATGCCCAAGGCGGTGATTGCCCTGCAGGCAGCCAGCCAGGTGCTGACCCCCGAAGACATCGCGACCTATCTCAACACCCTGGCCGAGCAGGTGACGGCCAGAACTGTCAAGGAACGGGGGGACTGA
- a CDS encoding CheR family methyltransferase, translated as MESVEQLCSPQVLRILVNKVHQHLGPDFSGPRRADLLRRLRLLAHELEIVDLPAWLEALAFAQWDAAQVQALTPAFTVGETYFRRDAEALAWLRQHLGPLLAQRRAEGRQRLRLWSAACCTGEEAYSLLFLLDELLGADAANWSVEVYASDLNEVFLHRAEHGSYGQNAFRLNDEAFRSCYFQAEERQWRVRPQWRGRIRFLRHNLVGDPLPCPQQGLHGFDVILCRNVLMYFSPERAGGVLRRLLACLAGEGVLLISAVEASLATQAGLAGFWAGCNYALRADATRPARSAPMELAMASPAVQAAPPAQPVATKAPEPRLRPPPQESQRQAAEPQVTALEPAAPLFQGWPVPPVAAAYLPLWQRVVQAQAQGQPTLVRQLLLEYLASAAPGPLQAHQVCLLLARSWADQHATGEAEEWLRRALSLEPCSAPSYWLLALLAEQNGTLAAALVSLQKALYLEPDFILAHFHQARLLRLQGQEAAAAKALQLCRELLRGQPGDAAVPLGDGLSCGQLQRICEQLLEERAPCSNP; from the coding sequence ATGGAGTCGGTTGAGCAGCTGTGTTCGCCGCAGGTGCTGCGGATTCTGGTGAACAAGGTGCACCAGCACCTCGGCCCGGATTTCTCCGGGCCGCGCCGTGCCGACCTGCTGCGGCGTTTGCGGCTCCTGGCCCATGAACTGGAAATTGTCGATCTGCCGGCCTGGCTGGAGGCGCTGGCCTTCGCCCAGTGGGATGCCGCCCAGGTACAGGCGCTGACCCCGGCATTCACCGTCGGCGAGACCTATTTTCGCCGCGATGCCGAAGCCCTCGCGTGGTTGCGCCAGCATCTGGGGCCGCTGCTGGCCCAGCGCCGAGCGGAGGGGCGCCAGCGCCTGCGTCTGTGGAGCGCGGCCTGCTGCACCGGTGAAGAGGCCTACAGCCTGCTGTTCCTGCTCGACGAGCTGCTGGGGGCGGATGCAGCCAACTGGAGCGTGGAGGTCTACGCCAGCGACCTCAACGAGGTCTTTCTGCACCGTGCCGAGCATGGCAGTTATGGGCAGAACGCCTTTCGCCTCAATGACGAGGCCTTCCGCAGCTGCTACTTCCAGGCCGAGGAGCGCCAGTGGCGGGTCAGGCCGCAATGGCGCGGACGCATCCGTTTCCTGCGCCACAACCTGGTCGGCGATCCCTTGCCGTGCCCACAGCAGGGCCTGCATGGCTTCGATGTGATCCTCTGCCGCAATGTACTGATGTACTTCTCGCCGGAACGGGCCGGGGGTGTCTTGCGGCGTCTGCTGGCCTGCCTGGCTGGCGAAGGTGTGCTGCTGATCAGTGCGGTGGAGGCCAGCCTGGCGACCCAGGCGGGCCTCGCCGGCTTCTGGGCCGGCTGCAACTATGCGCTGCGGGCGGACGCTACCCGGCCCGCACGGTCTGCCCCGATGGAGTTGGCCATGGCCAGCCCGGCGGTGCAGGCCGCGCCACCGGCTCAGCCAGTTGCGACGAAAGCCCCGGAGCCGCGTCTGCGGCCGCCGCCGCAAGAGAGCCAGCGGCAGGCCGCCGAGCCCCAAGTCACTGCACTGGAGCCGGCCGCGCCGCTGTTCCAGGGCTGGCCGGTTCCGCCTGTCGCGGCCGCCTACCTGCCGCTCTGGCAGCGCGTAGTACAGGCCCAGGCCCAAGGCCAGCCAACCCTGGTGCGGCAACTTCTGCTGGAGTACCTGGCGAGTGCCGCTCCCGGCCCGCTGCAGGCCCATCAGGTCTGCCTGCTGCTGGCGCGCAGCTGGGCCGATCAGCATGCCACTGGCGAGGCCGAGGAATGGCTGCGTCGAGCCCTGAGTCTGGAACCCTGTTCGGCGCCGAGCTACTGGCTGCTGGCCCTGCTGGCGGAGCAGAACGGCACGTTGGCGGCGGCTCTGGTGTCGTTGCAGAAGGCACTCTACCTGGAGCCCGATTTCATCCTGGCGCACTTTCATCAGGCCCGTCTGCTGCGCCTCCAGGGGCAGGAGGCGGCAGCGGCCAAGGCGCTGCAACTGTGCCGCGAGCTGCTCCGTGGCCAGCCTGGCGATGCTGCGGTACCGCTGGGCGACGGCCTGAGCTGTGGCCAGCTGCAGCGCATCTGTGAACAGTTGCTGGAGGAGCGCGCGCCATGTTCGAACCCCTGA
- a CDS encoding chemotaxis protein CheW, whose protein sequence is MFEPLNDGGGRWAELHERLAELERRIAAGFAPSAAEREAQLQARSREWAQMEPQEHPDAWLEVLCFSLGSETYAIEAGHVAAVLPLPQFTPLPGTPPFVLGIVSVRGHIVSVLDLRVLLELPMVGLSDKNFLAILQGPEMEFAVLIDRVLGITRISRDSLQGELANLSGVRARYLLGVTPNQWTVLDGARLLGDSALRIEAED, encoded by the coding sequence ATGTTCGAACCCCTGAACGATGGTGGCGGCCGCTGGGCCGAGCTGCATGAGCGCCTGGCCGAGCTAGAGCGACGGATCGCGGCGGGCTTCGCGCCTTCGGCGGCGGAGCGCGAGGCACAACTGCAGGCGCGCAGCCGTGAGTGGGCGCAGATGGAGCCGCAGGAGCACCCGGATGCCTGGCTGGAGGTGCTGTGCTTCAGCCTCGGCAGCGAGACCTATGCGATCGAGGCCGGGCATGTCGCGGCGGTGCTGCCGCTACCGCAGTTCACCCCGTTGCCGGGCACGCCACCGTTCGTGCTGGGCATCGTCAGCGTGCGCGGGCACATCGTTTCCGTGCTGGATCTGCGGGTGCTGCTTGAGTTGCCGATGGTCGGCCTGTCGGACAAGAACTTCCTGGCGATCCTGCAGGGGCCTGAGATGGAGTTCGCTGTGCTGATCGACCGGGTATTGGGCATCACGCGGATTTCCCGCGACAGCCTGCAGGGCGAGCTGGCCAACCTCAGCGGCGTGCGTGCGCGCTACCTGCTGGGGGTGACCCCCAACCAATGGACAGTGCTGGACGGGGCGCGCCTGCTGGGCGACTCCGCCTTGCGCATCGAGGCCGAAGACTAG